A single region of the Paramicrobacterium fandaimingii genome encodes:
- the uvrA gene encoding excinuclease ABC subunit UvrA, giving the protein MTISPASTNSTLSVSGARVHNLDNVDVEIPRDSLVVFTGLSGSGKSSLAFDTIFAEGQRRYVESLSAYARQFLGQVDRPDVDFIEGLSPAVSIDQKSTNRNPRSTVGTITEVYDYMRLLWARIGVPHCPECGEPIQRQTVQQIADQLMTLEDGTRYMVMSPVVSQKKGEFVDLFAELSASGYARALVDGETIQLSSPPTLKKSYKHDISVVVDRLVAGPEMLTRLTDSLETALRLTDGVVQVSFVDAEGDDAVRTFSEKLSCPNNHPIQLSEVEPRTFSFNAPFGACPECSGLGTRMSVDADLLLADDQLSINQGVVVPWTTQGKGLYQYYEKLLVGLANDLDFSLDTPWESLPETVREAVLRGKNFKVRVKWRNRFGREVSYTSGFEGVIPYIERQYMQAETDVQRARWAEYLREIPCPVCDGNRLKPEVLAVLVNETSIADVANLSLTDARTFMEELTLSDRDARIAAQVQREIKARLDFLIQVGLNYLTLSRSAGSLSGGEAQRIRLATQIGSGLTGVLYVLDEPSIGLHQRDNRRLIETLLALRDLGNTLIVVEHDEDTIRTADWVVDIGPGAGEGGGHVVHSGTVADLLTNERSLTADYLSGRRQIETPATRRTADPDRMISVLGASANNLRSVAVDFPIGLFTAVTGVSGSGKSTLVNDILYRVMANKLNGARKVPGKHKRVTGLDNLDKVVHVDQAPIGRTPRSNPATYTGVFDRIRTLFSETPEAKVRGYLPGRFSFNVKGGRCEACSGDGTIKIEMNFLPDVYVACEVCGGARYNRDTLQVHYKGKNISEVLEMPIVEAAEFFEPITAIHRYLKTLVDVGLGYVKLGQSATTLSGGEAQRVKLATELQRRSNGRSVYVLDEPTTGLHFEDVRKLLLVLGSLVDKGNTVIVIEHNLDVIKSADWIIDLGPEGGAGGGQVITTGTPEKVARSTKSHTGMFLKEIFKAELGDARRAG; this is encoded by the coding sequence GTGACGATTTCACCAGCTTCCACGAACTCCACCCTGTCGGTCAGCGGGGCTCGCGTACATAATCTCGACAACGTCGATGTCGAGATCCCGCGTGACTCTCTCGTCGTCTTCACCGGCCTCTCGGGTTCGGGCAAGTCTTCTCTCGCGTTCGATACGATCTTTGCCGAGGGGCAGCGCCGCTATGTCGAGTCTCTCTCGGCATACGCTCGCCAGTTTCTCGGCCAGGTTGACCGCCCCGACGTCGATTTCATCGAGGGGCTGAGCCCGGCTGTATCCATCGATCAGAAGTCGACGAACCGCAACCCTCGGTCGACGGTGGGCACGATCACCGAGGTTTACGACTACATGAGGCTGCTGTGGGCACGCATCGGCGTTCCCCACTGCCCCGAATGCGGTGAGCCGATTCAGCGCCAAACGGTTCAGCAGATCGCCGATCAGCTGATGACGCTCGAGGACGGCACACGCTACATGGTGATGAGCCCGGTCGTCTCCCAGAAGAAGGGCGAATTCGTCGACCTCTTCGCCGAATTGAGTGCCTCTGGCTACGCTCGTGCGCTCGTCGACGGCGAGACAATTCAGCTGAGCTCACCTCCGACGCTCAAGAAGTCGTACAAGCACGATATCTCTGTCGTTGTCGACCGGCTCGTCGCCGGGCCCGAGATGCTCACGCGACTGACCGACTCGCTCGAGACGGCGCTTCGTCTCACCGATGGTGTTGTGCAAGTGAGCTTCGTCGACGCCGAGGGCGACGACGCGGTGCGCACGTTCTCAGAGAAGCTGTCGTGCCCGAACAATCACCCGATTCAGCTGTCGGAGGTGGAGCCGCGCACGTTCTCGTTCAATGCTCCGTTCGGCGCATGCCCTGAGTGCTCGGGACTGGGCACGCGAATGTCCGTTGACGCCGACCTTCTGCTCGCAGACGATCAGCTGAGCATCAACCAAGGAGTCGTCGTTCCATGGACGACGCAGGGCAAGGGCCTTTACCAATACTACGAAAAGCTCCTCGTCGGGCTCGCAAACGACCTCGACTTCTCGCTCGACACCCCATGGGAGTCCCTTCCCGAGACCGTACGTGAAGCTGTTCTGCGCGGAAAGAACTTCAAGGTCCGCGTCAAGTGGCGCAACCGCTTCGGACGCGAAGTGTCGTATACATCGGGGTTCGAAGGTGTCATCCCGTACATCGAGCGCCAGTACATGCAAGCAGAAACCGATGTTCAGAGGGCGCGGTGGGCCGAGTACCTCCGGGAGATCCCCTGTCCCGTCTGCGACGGAAACCGGCTGAAGCCCGAGGTGCTGGCCGTACTCGTCAACGAAACGAGCATCGCCGATGTCGCAAATCTCAGCCTGACGGATGCTCGCACGTTCATGGAAGAGCTCACGCTCAGCGATCGTGATGCGCGCATTGCAGCTCAGGTTCAACGTGAGATCAAGGCTCGACTCGACTTTCTCATTCAGGTCGGTCTCAACTACCTCACGCTGTCGAGGTCGGCGGGCTCGCTCTCTGGAGGTGAAGCTCAGAGAATCCGACTCGCAACGCAAATCGGCTCGGGACTCACCGGGGTGCTCTATGTTCTCGATGAACCGAGTATCGGATTGCACCAGCGCGACAACCGACGCCTCATCGAGACGCTGCTCGCACTGCGGGACTTGGGCAATACCCTCATCGTCGTCGAGCATGACGAAGACACGATCCGCACAGCAGACTGGGTCGTCGACATCGGGCCGGGAGCAGGCGAAGGTGGGGGACACGTCGTTCATTCGGGCACCGTAGCCGACCTGCTCACGAATGAGCGTTCACTGACAGCCGACTACCTCTCAGGCCGTCGTCAGATCGAGACGCCGGCCACGCGGCGCACGGCCGACCCCGATCGCATGATCTCCGTCCTCGGGGCGTCAGCGAACAACCTGCGCTCGGTGGCCGTCGACTTTCCCATCGGCCTCTTCACCGCCGTCACCGGCGTCAGCGGGTCGGGTAAATCGACGCTCGTCAACGACATTCTCTACCGCGTGATGGCCAACAAGCTCAACGGCGCACGGAAGGTGCCGGGGAAGCACAAACGTGTAACGGGCCTCGACAATCTCGACAAGGTTGTGCACGTCGACCAGGCACCGATCGGGCGAACGCCGCGCTCGAACCCGGCGACGTACACGGGCGTCTTCGACCGCATCCGCACGCTCTTCTCTGAGACTCCTGAAGCAAAGGTTCGCGGGTATCTGCCCGGCAGATTCAGCTTCAACGTCAAGGGAGGTCGCTGTGAGGCCTGTTCGGGTGACGGCACGATCAAGATCGAGATGAATTTCCTTCCCGATGTGTACGTTGCCTGCGAAGTCTGCGGGGGAGCGCGCTACAATCGCGACACCCTCCAGGTGCACTACAAGGGGAAGAACATCTCTGAGGTGCTCGAGATGCCCATTGTCGAAGCCGCTGAGTTCTTTGAGCCGATCACCGCGATCCATCGGTATCTCAAGACCCTTGTCGACGTTGGCCTCGGGTATGTGAAGCTCGGCCAGAGCGCGACGACCCTGTCAGGGGGCGAGGCGCAGCGCGTCAAGCTTGCGACAGAGCTTCAGCGTCGATCGAACGGCCGCAGCGTCTATGTTCTCGACGAGCCCACAACGGGCCTGCACTTCGAGGATGTGCGAAAGCTGCTGCTCGTGCTCGGCAGCCTTGTTGACAAGGGGAACACCGTCATCGTCATCGAGCACAATCTCGACGTCATCAAATCCGCAGACTGGATCATCGACCTCGGCCCTGAAGGTGGCGCCGGCGGAGGCCAGGTCATCACGACGGGAACGCCCGAGAAGGTGGCACGGTCAACGAAGAGCCACACCGGGATGTTCCTGAAGGAGATCTTCAAAGCCGAGCTCGGTGACGCACGCCGGGCGGGATGA
- a CDS encoding protein-L-isoaspartate(D-aspartate) O-methyltransferase produces MERRLERERRQMLDDHLAARGITDASVLAAMGTVPRELFVPGHLWEAAYDDHPLPLGNAQTISQPYIVALTLQAANIQPDDVVLDIGTGSGYAAAVASRIAARVVSVERVSDLSRQAETVLRKLGYENIELLIGDGTRGAPEHEPFDVIISAAAAANIPESWSEQLAPGGRIVAPVGTRSGQRLRSVRRDARGDWIETDFGGVRFVPLVTGGSSASSSRAGEREER; encoded by the coding sequence GTGGAGAGAAGACTTGAGCGGGAGAGGCGTCAGATGCTTGACGACCACCTTGCGGCTCGCGGAATCACGGATGCCAGCGTGCTCGCCGCGATGGGCACGGTGCCTCGCGAGCTTTTCGTTCCCGGCCACCTCTGGGAAGCCGCCTATGACGATCACCCTCTCCCCCTCGGCAATGCGCAGACAATCTCGCAGCCGTACATCGTGGCGCTCACCCTGCAGGCGGCGAACATCCAACCTGACGATGTGGTTCTCGACATCGGAACCGGGTCGGGGTACGCCGCCGCTGTGGCGTCGCGGATCGCGGCGAGAGTCGTCTCCGTTGAACGGGTATCGGATTTGTCCCGCCAGGCGGAAACTGTCCTGCGGAAACTGGGCTACGAGAATATCGAGCTGCTGATCGGCGACGGAACTCGAGGAGCGCCAGAGCATGAGCCGTTCGACGTGATCATCTCGGCAGCGGCGGCCGCGAACATACCCGAGTCGTGGAGCGAGCAATTGGCTCCAGGCGGCCGCATCGTCGCCCCCGTCGGCACCCGAAGCGGGCAGCGGCTTCGCAGCGTGCGCAGAGATGCGCGCGGTGACTGGATCGAGACAGATTTCGGCGGAGTTCGATTCGTCCCTCTCGTCACCGGTGGCTCGTCGGCCAGTTCCTCTCGCGCCGGCGAGCGAGAGGAACGATGA
- a CDS encoding DUF58 domain-containing protein encodes MTSARHTITWHPSGSFAGAVIAGVVVLGVGFVSSRPDIACCALPLLSWAAWMWRRRPADETEIGSEIDTQLVRDGASRLTATLQLRASADVEISHARMIVGGSRTVSAVLDCRETAQLVASSPVLHSGPCDVLAARFTVASADGSFVSQPTAVHEVSHTVRPEIVPLPRLLLPHRLHGLTGSHESTRPGDGGGFRDIHPFAPGDRLRRIDWKATARLSRRAGDLYVRRTFAASDATTVIVMDTGDELGESVAEWARGRPHKSGITSMDAAREAAVAIAVAYTEAGDQVALQNLALGTRQVRRGSGDRHRERLIATIAETRPNGVGVTRRRAPLVAAGAIIYVLSTFVDAEAASLAAMWRAVGHRVIAIDTLPAGTRHGLTPEQTTAHTILMMERDDRLVDMESTGVSVVRWADAPGVPRRDAQFSVLARERGRAR; translated from the coding sequence ATGACCTCCGCGCGCCACACCATCACCTGGCACCCGAGCGGTTCGTTCGCCGGGGCTGTCATCGCGGGCGTCGTCGTTCTCGGCGTCGGCTTCGTGTCGTCGCGTCCCGACATTGCGTGCTGCGCTCTTCCGCTTCTCAGCTGGGCAGCGTGGATGTGGCGGCGACGGCCTGCCGACGAGACAGAGATCGGCAGCGAGATTGACACGCAGCTCGTGCGGGATGGCGCATCGCGCCTCACTGCAACCCTTCAGCTGAGGGCAAGCGCCGATGTCGAGATATCTCATGCCCGCATGATCGTCGGTGGCTCGCGAACGGTTTCTGCCGTTCTCGACTGCCGGGAAACGGCGCAGCTCGTCGCCTCGTCTCCGGTTCTTCACTCCGGCCCGTGCGATGTGCTCGCCGCGCGGTTCACCGTCGCGAGCGCCGATGGCTCCTTCGTTTCGCAGCCAACGGCCGTTCATGAGGTCTCCCACACCGTCAGGCCCGAGATCGTGCCGCTTCCGCGCCTGCTTCTGCCACATCGGCTGCACGGGCTCACGGGTTCTCACGAGTCAACGCGTCCTGGTGATGGCGGGGGCTTCCGAGACATTCATCCGTTCGCGCCGGGTGATCGTCTGCGCCGCATCGATTGGAAGGCGACGGCCAGGCTCTCCAGACGCGCCGGTGATCTCTACGTTCGGCGCACCTTCGCAGCAAGCGATGCGACAACGGTCATCGTCATGGACACGGGAGATGAGCTTGGCGAGAGTGTGGCGGAGTGGGCGCGCGGGCGCCCGCACAAGAGCGGAATCACATCGATGGATGCCGCGCGCGAAGCTGCGGTCGCCATTGCTGTTGCCTACACAGAGGCGGGGGACCAGGTGGCGCTTCAGAACCTTGCCCTCGGCACCCGGCAGGTGCGCCGAGGCTCGGGCGACCGTCACCGAGAGAGGCTGATTGCGACGATCGCCGAGACCCGACCGAACGGTGTCGGTGTGACTCGGCGACGAGCGCCACTTGTCGCGGCGGGCGCGATCATCTACGTGCTCTCCACATTCGTGGATGCTGAAGCTGCCTCGCTTGCCGCGATGTGGCGCGCCGTCGGGCACCGCGTAATCGCGATCGACACGCTCCCGGCGGGAACCAGGCACGGCCTCACGCCGGAGCAGACAACGGCCCACACGATTCTCATGATGGAGCGCGACGATCGCCTCGTCGATATGGAGTCGACCGGCGTGAGCGTCGTGCGCTGGGCCGACGCCCCCGGGGTCCCCCGTCGCGACGCACAGTTCTCAGTGCTGGCACGAGAGCGGGGGCGAGCTCGATGA
- a CDS encoding AAA family ATPase translates to MTEHMSVDRVAELSQDILERIRSVVVDMHDPLDLALATILAGGHVLFEDVPGLGKTLAARSLAAALGLEFRRIQCTPDLLPSDITGSFVYAPATGDFDFRAGPIFAGLVLADEINRTTPKTQSSFLEAMAEGHVTVEGQHFELPRPFHVIATSNPIEFEGTYALPEAQLDRFMVRLSVGYLAAESEQRILLSRAHRQHDLVQIDAVIDAETLRAMQEGVESVHVDADIARYCVDLAGATRTDQAVQVGASPRGSQGLMLVARSIAVMAGRAFVTPDDVKRAAVPVLAHRLTLTPQAWANGVQPAHIVSRLLGAVAGPPAVTASAE, encoded by the coding sequence ATGACCGAACACATGTCTGTGGACCGCGTCGCAGAACTCAGTCAAGACATTCTCGAGCGAATTCGCAGCGTCGTCGTCGATATGCACGATCCCCTTGACCTGGCACTCGCAACGATCCTCGCGGGCGGGCACGTGCTGTTCGAGGACGTCCCCGGTCTCGGCAAGACTCTCGCCGCGCGCAGCCTCGCAGCGGCGCTCGGGTTGGAGTTCCGGCGCATCCAGTGCACTCCCGATCTGCTGCCGTCAGATATCACCGGTTCGTTCGTCTATGCTCCGGCGACGGGCGATTTCGATTTTCGAGCCGGGCCGATTTTCGCCGGCCTCGTACTGGCAGACGAGATCAATCGCACGACTCCGAAAACACAGTCGTCGTTTCTCGAGGCGATGGCAGAGGGCCACGTCACTGTCGAGGGGCAACATTTCGAGCTGCCTCGCCCCTTTCACGTCATCGCCACCTCCAACCCGATCGAGTTCGAGGGCACCTACGCTCTGCCGGAGGCCCAGCTTGATCGCTTCATGGTGCGCTTGTCCGTCGGCTATCTCGCAGCCGAAAGCGAACAGAGGATCCTGCTGTCTCGCGCACACAGGCAGCATGACCTCGTGCAGATCGACGCGGTCATCGATGCTGAGACTCTTCGTGCAATGCAAGAGGGTGTCGAGTCGGTGCATGTCGACGCCGATATTGCCCGCTACTGTGTGGATCTTGCGGGCGCCACTCGCACAGACCAGGCTGTGCAGGTTGGAGCGTCGCCTCGAGGCTCGCAGGGCCTGATGCTGGTGGCCCGCTCGATTGCGGTCATGGCGGGCCGTGCGTTCGTGACCCCGGACGACGTCAAGCGAGCGGCGGTTCCGGTACTGGCGCATCGCCTGACGCTCACGCCTCAAGCCTGGGCGAATGGCGTGCAGCCGGCTCATATCGTCTCTCGGCTGCTCGGCGCCGTCGCCGGACCGCCGGCCGTCACGGCATCCGCTGAATGA
- a CDS encoding DUF4129 domain-containing protein, with amino-acid sequence MSRRHLFPGVIICAVLVIMIAALQGPLVVGAPRLDLIVPQLGSSLPPATEPAAPGNTVPENDAPESTGLLNPTIILFALGSLAAAALVITVFLIVRAVRRRRRAELDTAAVSTLPSAQEDAGDREQTISAPAVARGIDRALTALDERGVTHDAIVEAWLGLQQSAEDSGLRLRASETPTEFTVRVLAREQSIVNEVAVLVSLYQGVRFGDQRPTASDIDNARSALLSIREVWS; translated from the coding sequence ATGAGCAGACGGCATCTCTTCCCCGGCGTCATCATCTGCGCTGTGCTGGTCATTATGATCGCTGCTCTGCAAGGCCCCCTCGTCGTCGGGGCGCCACGCCTCGACCTCATCGTTCCTCAGCTTGGCAGCTCACTGCCGCCGGCAACAGAGCCAGCGGCCCCGGGGAACACGGTTCCAGAAAACGATGCTCCGGAGTCGACGGGGCTGCTGAACCCCACAATAATCCTCTTTGCACTCGGCTCGCTCGCGGCTGCGGCTCTCGTCATCACGGTGTTTCTGATCGTGCGCGCCGTTCGCCGTCGGCGACGTGCCGAACTCGACACGGCAGCCGTCTCGACGCTCCCGTCCGCTCAGGAAGACGCCGGTGACAGGGAACAGACGATCTCGGCTCCAGCCGTTGCCCGCGGCATCGATCGCGCCTTGACGGCACTTGACGAGCGCGGGGTCACGCACGATGCCATTGTCGAAGCATGGCTCGGTCTCCAGCAGTCAGCCGAGGACTCCGGGCTTCGGCTGCGTGCGTCTGAGACGCCGACGGAATTCACCGTTCGTGTTCTCGCCCGAGAGCAGAGCATCGTCAATGAGGTGGCAGTGCTTGTTTCGCTGTATCAAGGCGTGCGGTTCGGAGATCAGCGCCCGACAGCATCCGATATCGACAACGCGCGATCCGCTCTCCTTTCGATTCGGGAGGTGTGGTCATGA
- the uvrB gene encoding excinuclease ABC subunit UvrB has translation MEPTRSVHPFKVVSEYEPSGDQPKAIAELASRINAGETDVVLLGATGTGKSATTAWLVEQVQRPTLILAHNKTLAAQLANEFRELMPENAVEYFVSYYDYYQPEAYVPQTDTFIEKDSSVNAEVERLRHSTTNSLLSRRDVVVVSTVSCIYGLGAAEEYLEAMVALQVGQRISRDELVRRFIGMQYNRNDVDFSRGNFRVRGDTIEIIPVYEELAIRIEMFGDEIESLYALHPLTGDIVKTLDAVSLFPATHYAASPETIHRAIGTIRDELDVRLAELEKQGKLLEAQRLRMRTTFDLEMMEQIGFCSGIENYSRHIDGRQPGEAPNCLLDYFPDDFLVVIDESHVTVPQIGAMYEGDASRKRTLVEHGFRLPSALDNRPLTWNEFSARVGQTVYLSATPGRYELGIADGVVEQIIRPTGLIDPEIVVKPSDGQIDDLLEEIRARSERNERVLVTTLTKKMAEELTDFLTDAGVRVRYLHSDVDTLRRVELLTELRAGTYDVLVGINLLREGLDLPEVSLVAILDADKEGFLRSSTSLIQTIGRAARNVSGEVHMYADNMTDSMRFAIDETNRRREKQVAYNTENGIDPTPLRKRIADITDILTREGADTEKMLAQRGVERTSSPTPQLRHHEGLASEGANDLEAIIADLNAQMLAAARELKFELAGRLRDEVADLKKELRNMERAGHI, from the coding sequence ATGGAACCGACACGCTCCGTTCATCCGTTCAAGGTGGTCAGCGAATATGAGCCGAGCGGCGACCAGCCGAAGGCGATCGCCGAGCTCGCAAGTCGCATCAATGCGGGGGAGACCGACGTTGTGCTGCTCGGCGCGACGGGTACCGGCAAATCAGCGACCACGGCGTGGCTGGTCGAACAAGTTCAGCGCCCGACGCTGATCCTCGCTCACAATAAGACTCTTGCCGCGCAGCTCGCCAACGAGTTCCGTGAGCTCATGCCGGAGAATGCTGTCGAATACTTCGTTTCCTACTACGACTATTACCAGCCTGAAGCGTATGTGCCTCAGACAGATACGTTTATCGAGAAGGATTCGTCCGTCAACGCCGAAGTCGAGCGACTGCGCCACTCGACAACCAACTCACTGCTCAGCAGGCGCGATGTCGTCGTCGTCTCGACGGTCTCGTGCATCTATGGTCTCGGTGCAGCTGAAGAGTACCTCGAAGCCATGGTGGCGCTGCAGGTCGGCCAGCGCATCTCGCGCGACGAACTTGTTCGACGCTTCATCGGCATGCAGTACAACCGCAACGACGTGGACTTCTCGCGCGGCAACTTTCGCGTTCGCGGCGACACGATCGAGATTATTCCGGTGTACGAAGAACTTGCCATACGCATCGAGATGTTCGGCGACGAGATCGAGTCACTGTACGCGTTGCATCCGCTCACGGGCGACATCGTCAAGACTCTCGACGCCGTGTCGCTGTTTCCGGCAACGCATTACGCCGCGAGCCCCGAGACGATACATCGCGCCATCGGCACGATTCGAGACGAGCTTGACGTGCGCCTCGCCGAACTCGAGAAGCAGGGAAAGCTCCTCGAGGCGCAGCGGCTGCGCATGCGCACGACGTTCGACCTCGAGATGATGGAGCAGATCGGATTTTGCTCTGGAATCGAGAACTACTCGCGCCACATCGACGGCCGCCAACCAGGCGAGGCACCAAACTGCCTTCTCGATTACTTCCCCGACGACTTTCTCGTCGTGATCGACGAATCGCACGTCACCGTTCCGCAGATCGGTGCGATGTACGAGGGAGACGCCTCACGCAAGCGAACCCTCGTCGAGCACGGCTTCCGGCTTCCCAGCGCTCTAGACAACAGGCCACTCACGTGGAACGAGTTCTCGGCGCGGGTCGGCCAGACCGTCTATCTCTCCGCGACTCCCGGCCGGTACGAACTCGGAATTGCCGATGGCGTCGTTGAGCAGATCATTCGCCCGACGGGTCTCATCGACCCGGAGATCGTCGTCAAGCCATCGGACGGACAGATCGATGATCTCCTCGAGGAGATCAGGGCACGCTCAGAACGCAATGAGCGGGTGCTCGTCACAACGCTGACGAAGAAGATGGCCGAAGAGCTCACCGACTTCCTCACGGACGCAGGCGTGCGTGTGCGCTACTTGCACTCTGACGTCGACACTCTGCGCCGTGTGGAGCTCCTGACAGAGCTGAGAGCCGGAACCTACGACGTTCTCGTGGGCATCAACTTGCTTCGTGAGGGCCTCGACCTCCCCGAAGTCTCGCTCGTCGCCATCCTGGATGCCGACAAGGAGGGTTTCCTCCGATCCTCGACGTCGCTCATTCAGACCATTGGCCGTGCGGCACGTAACGTCTCGGGCGAGGTTCACATGTACGCAGACAACATGACCGACTCGATGCGATTCGCCATCGATGAGACGAACCGTCGACGCGAGAAGCAAGTGGCGTACAACACGGAGAACGGCATCGATCCGACGCCCCTGCGCAAACGCATCGCCGACATCACAGACATTCTCACACGAGAGGGCGCCGACACCGAGAAGATGCTGGCTCAACGCGGGGTTGAGCGAACATCATCGCCGACGCCGCAGCTGCGTCACCACGAAGGGCTCGCCTCCGAGGGCGCGAACGATCTCGAGGCGATCATCGCCGATTTGAATGCGCAGATGCTTGCGGCGGCGCGCGAGCTGAAGTTCGAGCTTGCTGGTCGCCTGCGCGATGAAGTCGCCGATCTCAAGAAGGAGCTGCGGAACATGGAAAGGGCAGGACACATCTGA
- the coaE gene encoding dephospho-CoA kinase has product MMLIGLTGGIASGKSTVARMLHAQGAVVVDADLLAREVVDPGTPALRSIREQFGDAVIHADGSLDRAQLGTIVFGDEGARMQLNAIVHPAVRELATKRFAEAAAADPEAIIVYDVPLLAESETPAQFDVIVLADAPADTRQTRLVELRGLSPEEAARRVNAQASDDARRAIADVIIDTAGSLDHTASEVERLWTRLTASDNA; this is encoded by the coding sequence CTGATGCTGATCGGCCTCACGGGCGGAATCGCCTCCGGCAAGTCGACGGTGGCCCGAATGCTTCACGCTCAGGGGGCCGTCGTTGTCGACGCGGACCTTCTGGCGCGAGAGGTCGTCGATCCCGGCACGCCGGCCCTTCGCAGCATCCGGGAGCAGTTTGGCGACGCCGTGATTCACGCCGACGGTTCGCTCGATCGAGCACAGCTCGGAACCATCGTGTTCGGGGATGAGGGAGCACGGATGCAACTCAATGCCATCGTCCACCCGGCCGTGCGAGAACTGGCGACGAAGCGCTTCGCCGAGGCGGCCGCCGCCGACCCCGAGGCCATCATCGTCTACGACGTTCCGCTGCTCGCGGAATCTGAGACTCCAGCGCAGTTTGACGTGATCGTGCTGGCTGACGCGCCGGCAGACACGCGACAGACGCGCCTCGTGGAACTCCGCGGGCTCAGCCCAGAGGAGGCAGCGCGGCGTGTGAATGCGCAGGCGTCAGATGACGCACGCCGTGCGATCGCCGATGTCATCATCGACACAGCGGGTTCGCTCGACCACACTGCCTCGGAGGTAGAACGACTCTGGACGCGCCTCACCGCCAGCGACAACGCGTGA
- a CDS encoding TetR/AcrR family transcriptional regulator: MTEFLSIEYADASLLRNSPQQSRSKQSLEKILRACGEIIDESGHAGVTTAEVAKRADMAIGTVYRFFPDRVALLLGVYDFMISRYIEIALDTFAEEPATTWQAAFTTLVESTCTARRTIPGYKATHYRILPDGPNESKYQERTGAYIDAVVALLSQFDGVPTGADWREKVAISIELSRTMQRIAFDANPDGDPTLIAEAASVPLAYLSTYIDSVN, from the coding sequence TTGACGGAATTCCTGTCGATCGAGTACGCGGATGCCTCGCTCTTGCGCAACAGTCCTCAGCAGAGCCGCAGCAAGCAGAGTCTCGAAAAGATTCTGAGGGCGTGCGGTGAGATCATTGACGAGTCCGGTCACGCTGGAGTGACGACGGCCGAAGTTGCCAAGCGCGCCGACATGGCGATCGGCACCGTCTATCGCTTCTTCCCTGACCGTGTTGCCCTCCTGCTCGGCGTGTACGACTTCATGATCTCTCGCTACATCGAGATTGCGCTTGACACTTTTGCCGAGGAGCCCGCCACCACATGGCAAGCGGCGTTCACAACACTTGTCGAGAGCACGTGCACGGCGCGCCGCACGATCCCCGGCTACAAGGCAACGCACTACCGCATCCTTCCCGACGGCCCGAATGAGAGCAAGTATCAGGAGCGCACCGGTGCTTACATCGACGCCGTTGTTGCCCTGCTCAGCCAGTTTGATGGCGTGCCGACGGGTGCAGACTGGCGAGAGAAGGTCGCCATTTCGATTGAGCTTTCACGGACGATGCAGCGCATCGCGTTCGATGCGAATCCCGACGGTGACCCGACACTCATCGCGGAGGCAGCGTCAGTTCCACTCGCGTATCTCTCAACGTACATCGACAGCGTCAACTGA